From one Streptomyces sp. CA-210063 genomic stretch:
- a CDS encoding alpha/beta hydrolase: MSDRTTGMSRRAVTRTAAATGLAALFGATATGTAGAATRRAPTARTTTSRTTTSRTTTSQATAATATATATETVTATETVTRLGPRTLDVSLPSAALGRNAPVRLVLPSSFGTQPGRKYPVLYLLHGAHDDYTSWTRETDIVAFTEGRELIVAMPDAGPTGIPTAWRNGPDYETFQLAEVPALLARNYRASGVQVVAGVSTGGYGAMAHAARHPGAFAAAASYSGILDTTAPGVPSLMDAIVARENLAPLSLWGNPILNLLTWRDFNPRYRAAGLRGTALYVSSGSGVVGGTGDWLPEALESALWPSAHAFTNTLALLRVPVTTHFYAGGGHSWAYWKREFGASWPMLAGALGVPA; encoded by the coding sequence ATGTCCGACCGCACCACCGGAATGTCCCGCCGCGCCGTCACCAGGACGGCCGCCGCCACCGGCCTGGCCGCCCTCTTCGGCGCCACAGCCACCGGCACCGCCGGCGCGGCCACCCGCCGGGCGCCCACCGCCCGGACCACCACCAGCCGGACCACCACCAGCCGGACCACCACCAGCCAGGCCACCGCAGCCACAGCCACAGCCACAGCCACAGAAACCGTCACAGCCACAGAAACCGTCACCCGCCTCGGCCCCCGTACCCTCGACGTCTCCCTCCCCTCCGCCGCCCTGGGACGCAACGCACCGGTGCGGCTGGTCCTCCCCTCCTCCTTCGGCACGCAGCCGGGCCGGAAGTACCCCGTGCTGTATCTCCTCCACGGCGCCCACGACGACTACACGTCCTGGACCCGGGAGACGGACATCGTGGCGTTCACGGAGGGCCGGGAGCTGATCGTGGCGATGCCGGACGCGGGGCCCACCGGAATACCCACGGCCTGGCGGAACGGCCCGGACTACGAGACGTTCCAGCTCGCCGAGGTCCCGGCACTGCTCGCCCGGAACTACCGGGCGTCCGGGGTCCAGGTCGTCGCCGGGGTGTCCACCGGCGGCTACGGAGCGATGGCGCACGCGGCACGGCATCCGGGGGCGTTCGCGGCGGCGGCCTCGTACAGCGGCATCCTCGACACCACGGCACCCGGTGTGCCGAGCCTGATGGACGCCATCGTGGCCCGCGAGAACCTGGCGCCCCTGTCCCTGTGGGGCAACCCGATCCTGAATCTGCTCACCTGGCGGGACTTCAATCCGCGGTACCGCGCGGCGGGGCTGCGCGGCACCGCCCTGTACGTGTCCAGCGGCAGCGGGGTGGTGGGCGGGACCGGCGACTGGTTGCCGGAGGCGCTGGAGAGCGCGCTGTGGCCGTCGGCGCACGCGTTCACGAACACGCTGGCGCTGCTGCGCGTCCCGGTGACGACCCACTTCTACGCGGGAGGAGGGCACAGCTGGGCCTACTGGAAGCGGGAGTTCGGCGCGTCGTGGCCGATGCTCGCGGGTGCGCTGGGGGTGCCGGCGTGA
- a CDS encoding type I polyketide synthase, giving the protein MRVVGDDEARALRRLIAEQVAAWSGTAVGDVPMDRPLADLGMSSRDAVVLAGELSRATGRELPATLLWEASTGDALVARLCGTTAPVGVAAPPSMAPAPTPGEPIAVVGVGCRLPGGVHGPAEYWRSLCEGVDAIRRVPEDRWRDFTPYPPADALPYGGYLDDIAGFDADFFRITPREAAVMDPQQRILLEVVQETLDHAAVPAASLAGSATGVFVGVSAPEYGQLTGADPAAVDPWAPAGGALSVAAGRLAYVLDTRGPSMAVDTACSSSLVAVHHACVSLRTGESDLAIAAGVNLLLSPTVTVAFRRAGALAPDGRCKPFSAAADGIGRGEGCAAVLLKRLSDAERDGDRVLAVIRATAVNSDGRSNGLLAPNPTAQQALLTTAYARAGLSPTHIDHVEAHGTGTPLGDPIEAGALGAVLGAGRDPDQPLLLGSVKGNLGHLESAAGVAGLVKTVLALHHDLIPPSLHCTEGSALDDDVRLRVVTEAEPWPRYGGTATAGVSGFGFGGTNAHAVLEEWRPGALLPPPADEPPARLHLLSDTDASRVRDTAARLADWLGTPEGSATHPADVARTLAGRAGRGPVRAAVVARDRVELVDGLGALAGGRPHTAVMTGDRDLVGRGPVWVFSGYGSQWAGMGRRLLAEEPAFAAAVEKLDARLAPECGLSLYDHLASGGDLDRLEIAQPVLFGLQLALAELWRAHGVEPVAVIGHSLGEVAAAVCAGALEVSDAARVVAVRARLLSGLRGGAMAVVDLEDGELDALVRDFPEVHVAVHSSPGQKVVTGEETAVAGLVRRLEEEGRTARAMRVVGAGHSPQVEPLLPELADSLADIRGGRPRIPVYSTVLDDPRGDCVFDAAHWVANLRRPVRLDRAVAAAAADGHTAFVELSPHPVLTRAITDTAPGVLALGTLHRDADTSADFLTRLGTLHTAGLRLPRPPGRVIDLPAPRWRHVRHWWTDGRAGGVAAGSATARVAGGLVPEGGHVVADRHGSEAGRAGVGGGHGPEKGPAGGEGGHGPEARRVAEDASVSARLCHHIAAVTGHPPARITPATAFAALGLDSLMAVRIRAALEREFDIELPLRDLLGAATVEDTAARIQQALPVRATAAGGARLTRPTKAPGGYSPSGAPRAPGEEAMTGAAGALRRGTGPQPQPAPVENPPLQSLHTSGPPPSLRPLHPTGPHPPLFLVHAAGGTTDVYRPLVERLGGERPVYGLERLEEARTVAERARRYAEAVATVQPDGPCLLGGWSFGGFVAQEAARQLTAAGRDVDLVVLIDSVRPLPRTEGTPADRIRAHFTGFARHVADTYGVELAVPYDELAAMEDDGERVDTVLRALREAADVPRAALDHQRSSYLDLRIGEAHRPGRHDGRVVLYRATEPAPHTVRDPAYERDDEALGWDEVCPDLSVVRVAGHHLSLLDPPYVDEIAAHLRRELARGTR; this is encoded by the coding sequence ATGAGGGTGGTGGGGGACGACGAAGCGCGCGCGTTGCGGCGGCTGATCGCCGAGCAGGTGGCCGCCTGGAGCGGTACGGCCGTCGGGGACGTGCCGATGGACCGGCCGCTCGCGGATCTCGGGATGTCCTCGCGGGACGCGGTCGTGCTGGCCGGGGAGTTGTCCCGGGCGACGGGCCGTGAGCTGCCGGCGACGTTGCTGTGGGAGGCGTCCACGGGGGATGCGCTGGTGGCGCGGCTGTGCGGTACGACGGCTCCGGTGGGGGTCGCGGCCCCTCCCTCGATGGCGCCCGCACCCACGCCCGGCGAACCGATCGCCGTCGTCGGGGTCGGCTGCCGACTGCCCGGCGGCGTGCACGGCCCGGCGGAGTACTGGCGGTCGCTGTGCGAGGGCGTCGACGCGATCCGGCGGGTCCCGGAGGACCGGTGGCGGGACTTCACGCCGTACCCGCCCGCCGACGCGCTCCCGTACGGCGGCTACCTCGACGACATCGCCGGGTTCGACGCGGACTTCTTCCGCATCACGCCGCGCGAGGCGGCGGTGATGGACCCGCAGCAGCGGATTCTCCTGGAGGTCGTCCAGGAGACCCTCGACCACGCCGCCGTTCCGGCCGCGTCCCTCGCCGGCAGCGCCACCGGTGTCTTCGTCGGGGTCTCCGCGCCTGAGTACGGCCAGCTCACGGGCGCCGACCCGGCGGCCGTCGATCCCTGGGCGCCGGCGGGCGGGGCGCTGAGCGTGGCGGCGGGCCGGCTGGCGTACGTCCTGGACACGCGGGGGCCGAGCATGGCCGTCGACACCGCGTGCTCGTCGTCGCTGGTCGCCGTGCACCACGCGTGCGTCAGCCTGCGCACGGGGGAGAGCGACCTCGCGATCGCCGCCGGGGTCAATCTGCTGCTCTCGCCCACGGTCACCGTCGCGTTCCGGCGGGCGGGCGCGCTCGCGCCGGACGGGCGGTGCAAGCCGTTCTCGGCGGCGGCCGACGGCATCGGCCGTGGCGAGGGCTGCGCGGCCGTGCTGTTGAAGCGACTGTCCGACGCCGAGCGGGACGGCGACCGCGTCCTCGCCGTCATCCGCGCCACCGCCGTCAACTCCGACGGCCGCTCCAACGGCCTCCTGGCGCCCAACCCGACGGCCCAGCAGGCCCTTCTGACGACCGCCTACGCCCGAGCCGGACTCTCCCCCACGCACATCGACCACGTCGAGGCGCACGGCACGGGCACCCCGCTCGGTGACCCCATCGAGGCGGGTGCGCTCGGCGCCGTGCTCGGCGCGGGCCGCGACCCCGACCAGCCGCTGCTTCTCGGCTCCGTCAAGGGCAACCTCGGCCACCTGGAGTCCGCCGCGGGCGTCGCCGGCCTGGTGAAGACGGTGCTCGCCCTCCACCACGACCTGATCCCGCCCTCGCTGCACTGCACCGAAGGCAGCGCCCTGGACGACGACGTACGGCTGCGGGTCGTGACGGAGGCCGAGCCGTGGCCCCGGTACGGCGGAACGGCCACCGCCGGGGTCTCCGGGTTCGGGTTCGGCGGCACCAACGCCCACGCCGTACTGGAGGAATGGCGGCCCGGCGCCCTGCTCCCGCCCCCGGCCGACGAACCCCCCGCCCGCCTCCACCTCCTCTCCGACACCGACGCCTCCCGCGTCCGCGACACCGCCGCCCGGCTGGCCGACTGGCTCGGCACGCCCGAGGGAAGCGCCACGCACCCCGCCGACGTGGCCCGCACACTGGCGGGGCGCGCGGGACGCGGACCGGTACGCGCGGCGGTCGTCGCCCGTGACCGCGTCGAACTCGTGGACGGGCTGGGCGCGTTGGCGGGAGGCCGCCCCCACACGGCGGTCATGACGGGCGACCGGGACCTCGTCGGGCGCGGCCCGGTGTGGGTGTTCTCCGGGTACGGCAGCCAGTGGGCCGGCATGGGGCGGCGGCTCCTGGCCGAGGAACCCGCCTTCGCCGCGGCCGTGGAGAAGCTGGACGCGCGACTGGCGCCCGAGTGCGGTCTCTCCCTGTACGACCATCTGGCGTCCGGCGGCGACCTCGACCGCCTGGAGATCGCCCAACCTGTCCTCTTCGGGCTCCAGTTGGCGCTCGCCGAGCTGTGGCGGGCGCACGGCGTGGAGCCCGTCGCCGTCATCGGCCACTCTCTGGGCGAGGTGGCCGCCGCGGTGTGCGCGGGCGCGCTGGAGGTGTCGGACGCGGCCCGCGTGGTCGCCGTACGGGCCCGGCTGCTCAGCGGGCTGCGGGGCGGGGCGATGGCGGTGGTCGACCTCGAAGACGGCGAACTCGACGCCCTGGTACGGGACTTCCCCGAAGTCCACGTCGCCGTCCACTCCTCCCCCGGCCAGAAAGTGGTCACCGGGGAGGAGACCGCGGTGGCCGGGCTGGTGCGTCGGCTGGAAGAGGAGGGGCGGACCGCGCGTGCGATGCGGGTGGTCGGGGCGGGGCACTCCCCCCAAGTAGAGCCACTGCTCCCCGAGTTGGCCGACTCGCTGGCGGACATCCGAGGAGGACGCCCCCGGATCCCCGTCTACTCCACCGTGCTGGACGACCCACGGGGCGACTGCGTCTTCGACGCCGCGCACTGGGTCGCGAACCTGCGGCGGCCGGTACGCCTCGACCGGGCCGTCGCCGCTGCCGCCGCCGACGGCCACACCGCGTTCGTCGAACTCTCCCCCCACCCGGTCCTGACCCGAGCCATCACGGACACCGCCCCCGGCGTCCTCGCCCTCGGCACCCTCCACCGCGACGCCGACACCTCCGCCGACTTCCTCACGCGCCTCGGCACGCTCCACACCGCCGGGTTACGCCTGCCACGACCGCCGGGCCGCGTCATCGACCTGCCCGCACCGCGCTGGCGGCATGTGCGGCATTGGTGGACGGATGGACGGGCGGGGGGCGTGGCGGCGGGCTCGGCGACGGCGAGAGTGGCGGGGGGCCTTGTGCCGGAGGGGGGCCACGTGGTGGCCGACAGGCACGGGTCGGAGGCCGGCCGCGCCGGGGTGGGCGGCGGGCACGGGCCGGAGAAGGGCCCCGCCGGAGGGGAAGGCGGGCACGGGCCGGAAGCGCGCCGCGTGGCGGAGGACGCCTCGGTCTCCGCCCGCCTCTGTCACCACATCGCCGCCGTCACCGGCCATCCGCCGGCCCGCATCACCCCGGCCACGGCCTTCGCCGCGCTGGGCCTGGACTCGTTGATGGCCGTCCGCATCCGTGCCGCGCTGGAACGCGAGTTCGACATCGAACTGCCCCTGCGCGATCTGCTGGGCGCCGCCACGGTCGAGGACACGGCGGCCCGCATCCAGCAGGCGCTGCCGGTCAGGGCGACGGCGGCCGGCGGCGCCCGACTCACGCGGCCCACGAAGGCGCCCGGCGGGTACTCCCCCTCGGGAGCACCACGGGCGCCGGGCGAGGAAGCCATGACAGGGGCAGCAGGAGCCCTCCGCAGGGGCACCGGCCCGCAGCCGCAGCCAGCGCCGGTCGAGAATCCTCCGCTCCAGTCCCTGCACACCTCCGGCCCCCCTCCCTCACTCCGCCCCCTTCACCCCACCGGCCCCCACCCCCCGCTCTTCCTCGTCCACGCCGCCGGTGGCACGACCGACGTCTACCGGCCCCTCGTGGAACGCCTCGGCGGGGAGCGGCCGGTGTACGGGCTGGAGCGGCTCGAAGAGGCCCGTACGGTCGCCGAGAGGGCGCGCCGTTACGCCGAGGCGGTCGCCACTGTTCAGCCCGACGGGCCCTGTCTGCTGGGCGGTTGGTCGTTCGGGGGGTTCGTCGCGCAGGAGGCCGCACGGCAGCTCACGGCGGCCGGGCGGGACGTGGATCTGGTGGTGCTCATCGACTCCGTACGGCCGCTCCCCCGGACAGAAGGCACACCGGCCGACCGGATCCGCGCGCACTTCACGGGCTTCGCCCGGCATGTCGCCGACACCTACGGGGTCGAACTGGCGGTGCCGTACGACGAGTTGGCCGCCATGGAGGACGACGGCGAGCGCGTCGACACCGTACTGCGGGCCCTGCGCGAGGCGGCCGACGTGCCACGGGCAGCCCTCGATCACCAACGGTCCTCCTATCTGGACCTGAGGATCGGCGAGGCCCACCGGCCGGGGCGCCACGACGGGCGAGTGGTCCTCTACCGGGCCACCGAGCCCGCCCCGCACACCGTGCGCGACCCCGCGTACGAGCGGGACGACGAGGCGCTCGGCTGGGACGAGGTGTGCCCGGACCTCTCCGTCGTCCGGGTCGCGGGACACCATCTGTCGCTGCTCGACCCGCCGTACGTCGACGAGATCGCCGCCCATCTGCGGCGGGAGCTCGCCAGGGGCACCCGCTGA
- a CDS encoding PucR family transcriptional regulator, with the protein MAAPTPPHGVPDGPGAAPVPPELAKLLRDQLEAVADEVEEEVRRQVPEYARPADGTYLAHLRSGVVQALTLFVDHIADPRGQGAAITATYYELGRGEALEGRALDALQSALRVGGLHAWRLMGRTAEALGLDSSVVAALGELAFQTVHEVAEAAAAGYAEAQLRSTDELERRRRRLLDLLLGEGPVAPEAVRDLAHGARWSVPRQVAVVALAATPDQREADRPLAAAGALVDMESRPPRMLVPDPDGSGRFGGRAFTLALRGRPAAIGPTVPLAEAARSLRWATRALGLMGRGILPRQGVVRCADHLSTLLLHSDEPMLDQLRLRVLAPLDTVAEGPRGRLAETLLAWLLGGSNVPDVAARLHIHPQTVRYRLRQLEKLFGDALHDPGTRLDLILALRAEALRDDDTFTAQGTT; encoded by the coding sequence GTGGCTGCCCCCACCCCGCCGCACGGCGTACCGGACGGCCCCGGCGCCGCCCCCGTGCCTCCCGAACTGGCCAAGCTGCTGCGCGATCAGCTGGAGGCCGTCGCCGACGAGGTGGAGGAGGAGGTGCGCAGACAGGTCCCGGAGTACGCCCGCCCGGCCGACGGGACGTATCTCGCGCACCTCAGATCCGGGGTCGTACAGGCGCTGACCCTGTTCGTCGACCACATCGCCGATCCGCGCGGCCAGGGGGCCGCGATCACCGCCACGTACTACGAACTCGGGCGCGGCGAGGCCCTGGAGGGCCGTGCCCTGGACGCGTTGCAGTCGGCGTTACGGGTCGGGGGACTGCACGCCTGGCGGCTGATGGGCCGTACGGCGGAGGCACTGGGCCTGGACTCCTCGGTGGTGGCGGCGCTCGGCGAACTCGCGTTCCAGACGGTGCACGAGGTGGCCGAGGCGGCCGCCGCCGGATACGCGGAGGCCCAGCTGCGCAGCACGGACGAGTTGGAGCGGCGGCGCAGACGGCTGCTCGATCTGCTGCTGGGCGAGGGGCCGGTGGCCCCGGAGGCGGTGCGGGATCTGGCGCACGGCGCCCGGTGGTCGGTGCCGAGGCAGGTCGCGGTGGTCGCGCTGGCGGCGACCCCGGACCAGCGGGAGGCGGACCGGCCGTTGGCGGCGGCGGGGGCGCTGGTGGACATGGAGTCGCGGCCCCCGCGGATGCTGGTGCCCGACCCGGACGGTTCCGGCCGTTTCGGCGGCCGGGCGTTCACGCTCGCGTTGCGCGGCCGGCCCGCCGCGATCGGGCCGACGGTCCCCCTCGCCGAGGCCGCCCGTTCGCTGCGCTGGGCCACCCGCGCGCTCGGCCTCATGGGGCGCGGCATCCTGCCCCGGCAGGGGGTGGTGCGCTGCGCCGACCATCTCTCCACGCTGCTGCTGCACAGCGACGAACCGATGCTCGACCAGCTCCGGTTGCGGGTCCTGGCCCCGCTGGACACGGTCGCGGAGGGGCCGCGCGGCCGGCTCGCCGAGACCCTGCTGGCATGGCTGCTCGGCGGCAGCAACGTGCCCGATGTCGCCGCCCGCCTCCACATCCACCCACAGACGGTCCGCTACCGCCTGCGCCAGCTGGAGAAGCTCTTCGGCGACGCCCTGCACGACCCGGGCACCCGCCTGGACCTCATCCTCGCCCTGCGCGCGGAGGCGTTGCGGGACGACGACACATTCACCGCACAAGGAACCACATAA
- a CDS encoding alpha/beta fold hydrolase: MTSATPPRIAVPARTVHRFVEVDQVEVFYRESLPERPDAPVVLLLHGFPSASHQYRRLIDTLGRHYRLIAPDYPGFGHTRTPDGFTYSFERLADVVERFTERLALTRFAMYLFDFGAPVGFRLALRRPDRVAGLVVQNGNAYAEGLSEAAREFTALTPDTPGADQAVLDLFTLDATRAQYEGGTADPELIAPEGWLLDQHFLDQPGRKQAQRALAYDYKSNIAAYPDWQAWLRKHRPPTLITWGSRDPFFPEPGALAYLSDLPDAELHLFDTGHFALEDHLPEIAPLIADFLTRTWA, translated from the coding sequence ATGACGTCCGCGACACCGCCCCGCATCGCTGTTCCGGCCCGGACCGTCCACCGGTTCGTAGAGGTCGATCAGGTGGAGGTCTTCTACCGGGAGTCCCTACCCGAGCGTCCCGACGCCCCGGTGGTGCTGCTCCTGCACGGCTTTCCCTCCGCCTCGCACCAGTACCGTCGCCTCATCGACACCCTCGGCCGCCACTACCGGCTCATCGCCCCCGACTACCCGGGCTTCGGACACACCCGCACCCCGGACGGGTTCACCTACTCCTTCGAGCGGCTCGCAGATGTCGTCGAGCGCTTCACCGAACGCCTGGCCCTGACCCGCTTCGCCATGTACCTCTTCGACTTCGGCGCCCCCGTCGGCTTCCGCCTGGCACTCCGCCGCCCGGATCGTGTCGCGGGCCTGGTCGTGCAGAACGGCAACGCATACGCCGAGGGGCTGTCGGAGGCGGCCCGCGAGTTCACCGCCCTCACCCCCGACACCCCCGGCGCCGACCAGGCCGTCCTCGACCTGTTCACCCTGGACGCCACACGCGCCCAGTACGAGGGCGGCACCGCCGACCCCGAACTGATCGCCCCCGAGGGCTGGCTGCTCGACCAGCACTTTCTCGACCAGCCCGGCCGCAAGCAAGCGCAGCGCGCGCTTGCCTACGACTACAAGAGCAACATCGCCGCCTACCCCGACTGGCAGGCGTGGCTGCGCAAGCACAGGCCGCCGACTCTGATCACCTGGGGCAGCCGCGACCCGTTCTTCCCCGAACCCGGCGCGCTTGCCTACCTTTCCGACCTGCCGGACGCCGAACTTCACCTGTTCGACACCGGTCACTTCGCCCTGGAGGACCACTTGCCCGAAATCGCCCCGCTGATTGCCGACTTCCTCACCCGCACCTGGGCCTGA
- a CDS encoding fatty acyl-AMP ligase codes for MDSRRPPLAPVFRSLPEYVRHWAETTPDRRAFTFVDHPAPHSRGVHRTLTWRRLDLRMRAVAARLATEAEPGARVAVLCPQGTEYVTAFLGALAAGLVAVPLYPPGLPGQGDRLSAVLADARPAVVVTTGHALAGVRELCEGRAVKVVAGDHVPDAAADDWLPPAPDDSAVAYLQYTSGSTRTPAGVEITHANVVANARQALAAYGADAHPVTCVGWLPLYHDMGLVLSVAAPVVRGLLSVLMDPVAFLHEPVRWLRLLAAHPRALSAAPNFAYDYCASTVTEAQKAGLRLDGVFALINGSEPVRPGTADRFHAAFAAQGLVPETHCPSYGLAEATVFVSAARPGEPLRRFALDRDALATGKALPARPDDPRAVLLSGCGAPAGQRVRIADPVSRVAPAEGEVGEIWVQGPNVGRGYRNQDRQTGLVFGAEFADAAAGPGAWLRTGDLGTVLDGQLIVTGRLKDLIVVDGRNHYPQDVEATAQDAHPAVRRDRLAAFGVPGGSGERVVVVAEHVRAVPLAEIDVPALVRAVRAAVSARHGLRLSDVVLVPPGTVPRTSSGKVSRALTRERYLADAYAAGVVG; via the coding sequence ATGGACAGCCGCCGCCCCCCGCTCGCGCCCGTGTTCCGGAGTCTGCCGGAGTATGTGCGGCACTGGGCCGAGACCACCCCCGACCGCCGGGCGTTCACCTTCGTCGACCATCCCGCGCCGCACTCGCGCGGCGTCCACCGCACGCTGACCTGGCGCCGGCTGGACCTGCGTATGCGGGCCGTGGCCGCCCGGCTCGCCACGGAGGCGGAGCCCGGGGCACGGGTCGCGGTGCTGTGTCCGCAGGGAACGGAGTACGTCACCGCCTTCCTCGGGGCGCTCGCCGCCGGCCTGGTCGCCGTACCGCTGTATCCGCCCGGGCTGCCCGGGCAGGGCGACCGGCTGTCGGCGGTCCTGGCCGACGCGCGCCCGGCGGTCGTCGTGACGACAGGTCACGCCCTCGCGGGGGTACGGGAGTTGTGCGAGGGCCGGGCGGTGAAGGTCGTCGCCGGGGACCATGTGCCCGACGCCGCCGCCGACGACTGGCTGCCGCCCGCTCCCGACGACAGCGCGGTCGCCTATCTCCAGTACACCTCCGGCTCGACCCGCACCCCGGCGGGCGTGGAGATCACCCACGCCAATGTCGTCGCCAACGCCCGTCAGGCGCTGGCCGCGTACGGGGCCGACGCGCATCCGGTGACCTGTGTGGGCTGGCTGCCGCTGTACCACGACATGGGGCTGGTGCTGAGTGTCGCGGCGCCGGTGGTGCGGGGGCTGCTGTCGGTGCTCATGGATCCGGTGGCGTTTCTGCACGAGCCGGTGCGCTGGCTGCGGCTGCTGGCCGCGCACCCGCGCGCGCTGAGCGCGGCGCCCAACTTCGCCTACGACTACTGCGCGTCGACGGTCACCGAGGCGCAGAAGGCCGGGTTGCGGCTGGACGGCGTCTTCGCGCTGATCAACGGCAGTGAGCCGGTCCGCCCCGGCACGGCCGACCGTTTCCACGCCGCGTTCGCCGCGCAGGGCCTCGTCCCGGAGACGCACTGCCCGTCGTACGGGCTGGCGGAGGCGACCGTCTTCGTCAGTGCCGCGCGGCCCGGGGAGCCGTTGCGGCGATTCGCGCTCGACCGTGACGCCCTGGCCACCGGGAAGGCCCTGCCCGCGCGGCCCGACGATCCGAGGGCCGTGCTGCTGTCCGGTTGCGGCGCTCCGGCGGGGCAGCGGGTGCGGATCGCCGATCCGGTGTCGCGGGTCGCGCCGGCGGAGGGCGAGGTCGGCGAGATCTGGGTGCAGGGCCCCAACGTGGGGCGGGGTTACCGGAACCAGGACCGGCAGACCGGGCTCGTCTTCGGCGCCGAGTTCGCCGATGCGGCGGCCGGTCCGGGCGCGTGGCTGCGGACCGGCGACCTGGGGACGGTGCTGGACGGGCAGTTGATCGTCACCGGGCGGCTGAAGGACCTCATCGTCGTCGACGGGCGCAACCACTACCCGCAGGACGTCGAGGCCACCGCCCAGGACGCGCATCCGGCCGTACGACGCGACCGGCTCGCCGCGTTCGGCGTACCCGGCGGCTCCGGGGAACGGGTGGTCGTCGTCGCGGAACATGTACGGGCGGTTCCTCTCGCCGAGATCGACGTGCCGGCCCTGGTGCGGGCCGTACGCGCGGCCGTCTCGGCCCGGCACGGGCTGCGGCTCTCCGATGTCGTCCTCGTCCCGCCGGGCACCGTGCCCCGTACGTCCAGCGGGAAGGTGTCGCGGGCACTGACCCGTGAGCGGTATCTGGCGGATGCCTATGCGGCGGGGGTCGTGGGATGA
- a CDS encoding cutinase family protein, with protein MRIRLCLAALSLAGGAGLATVSAPTAAAAACTDIDVVAARGTFEPGTLGFIVGDPVYSALQKKITGKSLSSYKVNYPADLSLTSAAQGNRDLVNHVRSQAASCPNQRFILVGYSQGANVVDNSIGISSAGAVVGSPIVATIPAALEPKVAAVLLFGNPIRAIGKSVTGTYQSRTIDFCAAGDPVCENGGGDTGAHLSYRANADAAAAFAAGKV; from the coding sequence ATGCGTATCCGCTTGTGCCTCGCCGCACTCTCCCTGGCCGGCGGGGCCGGACTGGCCACCGTCTCGGCACCCACGGCCGCCGCCGCGGCCTGCACGGACATCGACGTCGTCGCGGCTCGCGGCACCTTCGAGCCGGGCACGCTCGGCTTCATCGTCGGCGACCCCGTGTATTCCGCGCTGCAGAAGAAAATCACGGGCAAATCACTGTCCAGCTACAAGGTGAACTATCCCGCGGACCTTTCCCTCACCTCGGCCGCGCAGGGCAACAGGGACCTGGTGAACCACGTCAGGAGCCAGGCCGCTTCCTGCCCGAACCAGCGTTTCATCCTGGTCGGCTATTCGCAGGGCGCGAACGTCGTCGACAACTCCATCGGCATCAGCAGCGCCGGCGCGGTGGTCGGCAGCCCCATCGTGGCCACCATTCCCGCCGCGCTCGAACCCAAGGTCGCCGCGGTGCTGCTGTTCGGCAACCCGATCCGGGCCATCGGCAAGAGCGTCACCGGCACCTACCAGAGCCGCACCATCGACTTCTGCGCGGCCGGCGACCCCGTCTGCGAGAACGGCGGGGGCGACACGGGCGCGCACCTGAGCTACCGGGCGAACGCGGACGCGGCGGCGGCCTTCGCCGCGGGCAAGGTCTGA